One part of the Vicia villosa cultivar HV-30 ecotype Madison, WI linkage group LG6, Vvil1.0, whole genome shotgun sequence genome encodes these proteins:
- the LOC131609462 gene encoding CBL-interacting protein kinase 18-like, which translates to MEQKGKVLMQKYELGRLLGQGTFAKVYHARNLVTGVSVAIKVVDKEKVLKVGMVEQIKREISAMKLVRHPNVVELYEVMATKTKIFIIMEYAKGGELFDKVAKGRLKVDVARGYFQQLMSAVDYCHSRGVCHRDLKPENLLLDENENLKVSDFGLSALSESKRQDGLLHTTCGTPAYVAPEVIHRKGYDGSKADLWSCGVILFVLLAGSLPFQDQNLMEMYRKISQGEFKFPKWFAVEVRRLLSKILDPNPKTRISMAKIMESSWFKKGLEKPVYIETENHDPTTLRADGVFEVSEYGSGSITETKQQAKPCNNLNAFDIISFSSGFDLSGLFEDTILEKETRFLSNKPASIIISKLEEICKCLCLKIKKKDGGLLKLESRKGTLNIDAEIFEISPHFHLVELKKSDGDTLEYQRLLQHEIRPALKDIVWDWLGEPPLQLQHEVVQEEQQPSLTAQI; encoded by the coding sequence ATGGAACAAAAGGGAAAGGTGTTAATGCAAAAATATGAGTTGGGAAGATTATTAGGCCAAGGAACGTTTGCAAAGGTCTACCATGCTAGGAACCTTGTAACTGGCGTGAGTGTGGCCATTAAAGTAGTTgataaagaaaaggttttgaaagtcGGGATGGTTGAGCAAATTAAGCGGGAAATTTCGGCCATGAAATTAGTCAGACATCCGAATGTGGTTGAGCTTTACGAGGTAATGGCCACTAAAACGAAAATTTTCATTATCATGGAGTATGCAAAAGGCGGCGAGCTCTTCGACAAGGTAGCTAAGGGAAGGCTCAAGGTTGACGTTGCTAGGGGATATTTTCAGCAACTTATGAGCGCAGTTGACTACTGCCACAGCAGGGGTGTGTGTCATCGAGATTTAAAACCTGAAAATCTACTATTGGATGAAAATGAGAATTTGAAGGTTTCGGATTTTGGTTTAAGTGCTCTTTCTGAATCGAAACGCCAAGATGGGTTACTCCACACTACATGTGGTACCCCTGCGTATGTTGCTCCAGAAGTGATACACAGAAAGGGTTACGATGGAAGCAAAGCTGATTTATGGTCGTGTGGGGTAATCTTGTTTGTTCTATTGGCTGGTTCTCTTCCATTCCAAGATCAAAATCTGATGGAGATGTACAGGAAAATCAGTCAAGGGGAATTCAAATTTCCTAAATGGTTTGCAGTAGAGGTTCGCCGGTTGTTGTCCAAAATATTGGATCCAAATCCAAAGACTCGGATATCAATGGCCAAGATCATGGAAAGTTCTTGGTTTAAAAAGGGGTTAGAGAAGCCGGTTTATATCGAGACTGAAAACCATGACCCTACTACTCTGCGTGCTGATGGAGTGTTTGAAGTATCCGAATACGGTAGTGGTTCTATTACGGAGACAAAACAACAGGCGAAGCCTTGCAACAACTTAAACGCCTTTGATATCATCTCCTTCTCATCTGGTTTTGATCTATCCGGTTTGTTCGAAGACACGATTCTAGAAAAAGAGACGCGGTTTTTGTCCAACAAGCCGGCCTCAATTATAATCTCTAAGCTGGAAGAAATTTGCAAGTGTCTTTGCTTGAAAATTAAGAAAAAAGACGGAGGTTTGTTAAAGCTGGAAAGTAGGAAAGGGACACTGAATATCGATGCTGAGATTTTCGAGATTTCCCCTCATTTCCATCTTGTGGAACTTAAGAAGTCGGACGGGGACACATTGGAGTATCAGAGGCTTTTGCAGCATGAGATTAGACCGGCACTTAAGGATATTGTGTGGGACTGGCTAGGAGAACCGCCACTGCAACTTCAACATGAAGTAGTGCAGGAGGAACAACAACCATCTCTTACTGCTCAAATTTAG
- the LOC131609463 gene encoding TATA-box-binding protein-like, producing MADQGLEGSQPVDLSKHPSGIVPTLQNIVSTVNLDCKLELKSIALQARNAEYNPKRFAAVIMRIREPKTTALIFASGKMVCTGAKSEVQSKLAARKYARIIQKLGFPAKFKDFKIQNIVGSCDVKFPIRLEGLAYSHGAFSSYEPELFPGLIYRMKQPKIVLLIFVSGKIVLTGAKVRDETYTAFENIYPVLTEFRKNQQ from the exons ATGGCTGATCAAGGATTGGAAGGGAGTCAACCTGTGGATCTGTCAAAGCACCCTTCTGGGATTGTGCCTACTCTTCA AAATATCGTGTCCACTGTCAATTTGGACTGTAAGTTGGAGCTAAAATCTATTGCGCTTCAAGCTCGTAATGCGGAGTATAATCCCAAG CGTTTTGCTGCTGTGATTATGAGGATCCGAGAACCAAAAACAACTGCACTTATTTTTGCATCTGGCAAAATG GTCTGTACTGGAGCTAAGAGTGAGGTACAATCAAAATTGGCAGCAAGGAAG TATGCTAGAATTATCCAGAAGCTAGGCTTCCCAGCTAAATTTAAG GATTTTAAGATTCAGAACATTGTTGGCTCTTGTGATGTCAAGTTCCCCATACGACTTGAAGGTCTTGCATATTCCCACGGTGCTTTCTCAAGT TATGAACCAGAGTTGTTTCCAGGACTAATCTATCGAATGAAGCAGCCCAAGATAGTCTTGCTTATATTCGTATCTGGAAAAATTGTTTTAACAGGAGCCAAG GTGAGAGATGAGACGTATACAGCCTTCGAGAACATATATCCAGTGCTTACTGAGTTCAGGAAAAACCAACAATG A